A single region of the Microlunatus panaciterrae genome encodes:
- a CDS encoding AMP-binding protein, which produces MPASSPSAPGDLRQLRPVPAAELPDRLAAALDGGDPLLPLPGSGLEAEQVLAMAQPEIGVTEPDAAVVVATSGSTGRPKGVVLSRSAIVASATATHDRLGGPGTWLCALPQHYVAGLMVLARSVVAGTTPWQVGADLSALADALGRTSGRRYLSIVPTQLVRALQHPGLSAELAEVDAVLVGGAALADTTLARARAAGIRVVTTYGMSETSGGCVYDGIALAGVEVSLNPDTQRISIGGPMLFSGYRLRPDLTAAVLQQGRLVTADRGRWRPDPGGPGRRLELIGRVDDVVVSGGLNVDLAQVESAARSWPALGGAELAVVAVPDEQWGSRVVAVCEAGTAGAALPPSAHLEELRRFLSGALPAYAAPRQLVRLWRLPRTSSGKIDRQRLVGELSASWPRGAGAAADDDEGDQQ; this is translated from the coding sequence GGCTCGGGACTTGAGGCCGAGCAGGTGCTCGCGATGGCCCAGCCGGAGATCGGGGTGACGGAGCCGGATGCGGCCGTCGTGGTGGCGACCTCCGGCTCTACCGGCCGCCCGAAAGGGGTGGTGCTGTCCAGGTCGGCCATCGTCGCATCGGCGACCGCGACCCATGACCGGCTCGGGGGACCGGGAACCTGGCTGTGCGCGCTGCCGCAGCATTACGTGGCCGGGTTGATGGTGCTGGCCCGCTCGGTGGTCGCCGGGACCACACCGTGGCAGGTCGGTGCCGACCTGTCCGCCCTGGCCGACGCCCTCGGCCGGACCTCCGGGCGCCGCTATCTGTCGATCGTGCCGACCCAGCTGGTCCGCGCCCTGCAACACCCGGGCCTGTCCGCCGAGCTGGCCGAGGTCGATGCGGTGCTCGTCGGCGGCGCCGCGCTCGCCGACACCACCCTGGCCCGGGCCCGGGCGGCCGGAATCCGGGTGGTCACGACGTACGGGATGAGCGAGACGAGCGGTGGCTGTGTCTACGACGGGATCGCGCTGGCCGGTGTCGAGGTGTCGCTCAACCCCGACACCCAGCGGATCAGCATCGGCGGTCCGATGCTCTTCTCCGGCTACCGCCTCCGCCCGGACCTGACCGCAGCTGTGCTGCAGCAGGGCCGACTGGTCACCGCCGACCGGGGCCGCTGGCGGCCTGACCCGGGCGGCCCTGGGCGCCGGCTCGAGCTGATCGGTCGGGTGGACGACGTGGTCGTTTCCGGCGGCCTCAATGTCGACCTGGCCCAGGTTGAGTCAGCCGCCCGCAGCTGGCCCGCGCTGGGGGGCGCCGAACTGGCTGTCGTCGCCGTCCCGGACGAGCAGTGGGGCTCCCGGGTGGTGGCCGTCTGTGAGGCGGGCACCGCCGGTGCGGCGCTCCCACCGAGCGCACACCTGGAGGAGCTGCGGCGCTTCCTCTCCGGCGCCCTGCCGGCCTATGCCGCCCCGCGCCAGCTGGTGCGGCTGTGGCGGCTGCCGCGGACCAGTAGTGGAAAGATCGACCGGCAACGCCTAGTCGGTGAGCTGTCCGCATCCTGGCCGCGAGGGGCCGGTGCCGCCGCCGACGACGATGAGGGGGACCAGCAGTGA